A genome region from Gemmatimonadota bacterium includes the following:
- a CDS encoding MerR family transcriptional regulator, producing MSKLYYSSSEVSTMLDLEPSVLRFWEDQFGQLRIKRNRAGKRMYREKDIELIRAIKQLTRDEGYTIAGARKKLQESAADRAAAKADRGAEQTGRTAEKADPTAAKVDRTTEKADRDAERRAPPESASESEVIQWIRSRLIDMREMMD from the coding sequence ATGAGCAAGCTGTATTATTCCAGCAGCGAAGTCTCGACCATGCTCGACCTGGAGCCGTCCGTACTCCGGTTCTGGGAAGATCAGTTCGGTCAGCTCCGAATCAAGCGGAACCGCGCCGGCAAGCGGATGTACCGGGAGAAGGACATCGAGCTGATCCGCGCGATCAAGCAGCTCACCCGGGACGAGGGATACACCATAGCCGGCGCCAGGAAGAAGCTCCAGGAATCCGCGGCGGACCGCGCCGCGGCAAAGGCGGACCGTGGCGCGGAACAGACCGGCCGAACCGCGGAAAAAGCGGATCCCACCGCGGCAAAAGTTGACCGAACCACGGAAAAGGCCGACCGCGACGCGGAAAGGAGGGCGCCCCCCGAATCCGCCTCCGAATCCGAAGTCATACAGTGGATCCGATCCCGCCTGATCGATATGCGGGAAATGATGGACTAG
- a CDS encoding integration host factor subunit beta, producing the protein MTTTKKELVEQISKRLGLKKEQVFPVVDQTFVAMRDSLVQGDRIEIRGFGVFEVKDTKARTSARNPRTSAIVYVPAGKKTRFKPGKLLKEALRVPLDE; encoded by the coding sequence ATGACCACCACCAAGAAGGAGTTGGTGGAACAGATCAGCAAGCGCCTGGGATTGAAGAAAGAACAGGTCTTTCCCGTTGTCGACCAGACGTTCGTGGCCATGCGGGATTCGCTCGTCCAGGGAGATCGAATCGAGATCCGTGGGTTCGGCGTTTTCGAGGTGAAGGACACCAAGGCCCGTACCTCCGCGCGCAATCCCCGCACGAGCGCCATCGTTTACGTTCCGGCCGGAAAAAAGACCCGTTTCAAACCTGGAAAACTTTTGAAAGAGGCCCTTCGGGTCCCCCTCGATGAGTGA
- the leuD gene encoding 3-isopropylmalate dehydratase small subunit yields MAESFTRHTGLVAPLDRINVDTDQIIPKQFLKRIERTGFGQFLFYDWRFTADGSPNPGFVLNEDRYRGATILVAGDNFGCGSSREHAPWALQDYGFRVIIAPSFADIFYNNCFKNGLLPVVLPADTVRRMLESAAEQPRYTVSVDLERQVVTEPDGASDRFEVDPFRKTFILKGLDEIGWTLQYEDDIAEYERTQRTG; encoded by the coding sequence ATGGCAGAATCCTTTACCCGGCACACCGGCCTGGTCGCCCCGCTGGACCGGATCAACGTGGATACGGACCAGATCATCCCCAAGCAGTTCCTGAAGCGCATCGAGCGCACCGGCTTCGGCCAGTTCCTGTTCTACGACTGGCGTTTCACGGCCGACGGTTCCCCCAACCCCGGTTTCGTGCTCAACGAAGACCGGTACCGGGGCGCGACGATCCTGGTCGCGGGGGACAATTTCGGCTGCGGTAGTTCCCGGGAGCACGCGCCCTGGGCGTTGCAGGACTACGGCTTTCGCGTGATCATCGCGCCGTCCTTCGCGGACATCTTCTACAATAACTGCTTCAAGAACGGCCTGCTTCCCGTCGTGCTGCCCGCCGATACCGTGCGCCGCATGCTCGAAAGCGCCGCGGAGCAGCCCCGCTATACCGTTTCGGTGGACCTCGAACGGCAGGTCGTCACCGAACCGGACGGCGCCTCCGACCGGTTCGAGGTCGATCCCTTTCGCAAGACCTTTATCCTGAAGGGTCTGGACGAAATCGGCTGGACCCTGCAATACGAGGATGACATAGCGGAGTATGAACGAACCCAGCGTACCGGTTGA
- the leuC gene encoding 3-isopropylmalate dehydratase large subunit, translating into MPAKTMYEKVWDRHVVREMADGLAVLYIDAHLIHEVTSPQAFEGLRAAGRKLRRPDLTYATMDHNVPTTDRSLPMTDEIARLQVDMLVRNCEEFGVPLYDLDSPNNGIVHVIGPELGVTQPGKTMVCGDSHTSTHGAFGALAFGIGTSEVEHVMATQCLLQKRSRTFEIRIDGVLSEGVTAKDIILNVIRRTGTAGGTGTVIEYTGSTVRSLSMDERMTVCNMSIELGARAGLIAPDDTTFEYLAGREFAPGGAEFDRAVERWRGLATDEAAEYDERLTLRADEIVPQVTWGTNPGMVTDVTGVVPDPGGMASENDRRAAEKALAYMALEPNTSITDIEVDRVFIGSCTNSRLSDLRAAADVIKGRRVSPRVTALVVPGSYSVKRQAEAEGLDRVFKEAGFEWREAGCSMCLGMNPDILQPGERCASTSNRNFEGRQGRNGRTHLVSPAMAAAAAVAGHFVDVRNW; encoded by the coding sequence ATGCCAGCCAAAACCATGTATGAGAAGGTCTGGGACCGGCACGTGGTCAGGGAGATGGCCGACGGGCTCGCCGTCCTCTACATCGACGCCCACCTGATCCACGAGGTGACCTCTCCGCAGGCCTTCGAGGGACTGCGGGCCGCGGGCCGGAAGCTGAGGCGGCCCGATCTGACCTACGCCACGATGGACCACAACGTGCCCACCACCGACCGGTCCCTGCCCATGACCGACGAGATCGCCAGGCTCCAGGTGGACATGCTGGTCCGGAACTGCGAGGAGTTCGGCGTGCCTCTGTACGACCTCGACTCGCCTAATAACGGCATCGTCCACGTGATCGGACCGGAACTGGGCGTCACGCAGCCGGGCAAGACCATGGTCTGCGGCGACAGCCACACGTCGACCCATGGCGCCTTCGGCGCGTTGGCCTTCGGCATCGGCACCAGCGAGGTCGAGCACGTCATGGCCACGCAGTGCCTGCTCCAGAAGCGCTCCAGGACCTTTGAGATCCGAATCGACGGAGTATTGAGCGAGGGCGTGACCGCCAAGGACATCATCCTGAACGTCATCCGCCGCACGGGCACGGCCGGGGGCACGGGCACGGTCATCGAATATACGGGGAGCACGGTCCGGAGCCTGTCCATGGACGAGCGGATGACGGTCTGCAACATGTCCATCGAACTGGGCGCCCGGGCCGGCCTCATCGCGCCCGACGACACGACCTTCGAGTACCTAGCCGGCCGCGAGTTCGCCCCGGGCGGCGCCGAATTCGACCGGGCCGTGGAGCGATGGCGCGGACTGGCGACCGACGAAGCGGCTGAATACGACGAGCGTCTCACCCTTCGCGCCGACGAGATCGTCCCCCAGGTGACCTGGGGCACCAATCCCGGCATGGTGACGGACGTGACCGGGGTCGTGCCCGATCCGGGCGGGATGGCCAGCGAGAACGACCGGCGCGCCGCGGAAAAGGCGCTGGCCTATATGGCGCTGGAACCCAATACGTCGATCACGGATATCGAAGTGGACCGGGTCTTTATCGGAAGCTGCACCAATTCCCGGCTCAGCGACCTGCGCGCGGCCGCGGACGTCATCAAAGGCCGCCGCGTATCGCCGCGGGTCACCGCCCTGGTGGTGCCCGGTTCCTATTCGGTAAAGCGGCAGGCGGAAGCCGAGGGCCTGGACCGGGTCTTCAAGGAGGCCGGGTTCGAGTGGCGCGAGGCCGGATGCAGCATGTGCCTCGGGATGAACCCGGACATCCTGCAGCCCGGAGAGCGGTGCGCGAGCACTTCCAATCGCAATTTCGAAGGACGGCAGGGGCGGAACGGCAGGACGCACCTGGTCAGCCCGGCCATGGCCGCGGCGGCCGCCGTCGCCGGTCATTTCGTCGACGTGAGAAACTGGTAG
- the der gene encoding ribosome biogenesis GTPase Der → MSSVIAIIGRPNVGKSVLFNRMIGRRDAIVHDAPGITRDRHYAEADWFGKKFTVVDTGGLVPESDEPMEAAIEQQARLAVSEADVILLVTDVRTGITPLDQKAAEVVRRAGKQVIVVANKVDSGAQENHAYEFGALGLGEPMMISALKGRNTGDLMDMLAEHMPEPAPVVEEEDGAIKVAIVGKPNVGKSSLVNAIVGRDTVIVSDVPGTTRDSVDTRITRQGVKYNLIDTAGLRRRSRIKSDIEFYSFTRTMRSIARCDVAVLLVDAVDGLATQEQRIVSQVDEAGKGLVIAFNKWDLVDWTEHPTEAYAQTAREYLRFADYAPILFVSAETRRGVTQIMQKTRHVHEMRSLRVSTGELNRVVESITAYYPPPAAPDGGATRILYCTQVQIAPPTFVFFVNHPDAVPDSYRRYLSNRLREAFVFEGSPIRVLIRGREGKR, encoded by the coding sequence ATGTCTTCTGTCATCGCCATCATAGGCCGTCCCAACGTGGGCAAGTCGGTGCTGTTCAACCGGATGATCGGCCGCCGCGACGCTATCGTGCACGACGCCCCGGGCATCACGCGGGACCGGCACTACGCCGAGGCGGACTGGTTCGGGAAGAAGTTCACCGTGGTGGACACGGGCGGCCTGGTCCCGGAATCCGACGAACCCATGGAGGCGGCCATCGAACAGCAGGCCCGGCTGGCCGTCAGCGAAGCCGACGTGATCCTGCTGGTCACGGACGTCCGCACGGGCATCACGCCCCTGGACCAGAAGGCGGCCGAAGTCGTCCGAAGGGCCGGCAAGCAGGTCATCGTCGTCGCCAACAAGGTGGACAGCGGCGCGCAGGAGAACCACGCCTACGAATTCGGCGCCCTGGGGTTGGGCGAGCCCATGATGATCTCCGCCCTGAAGGGACGGAATACCGGCGACCTGATGGATATGCTGGCTGAACATATGCCCGAACCCGCCCCCGTCGTCGAAGAGGAAGACGGCGCGATCAAAGTGGCGATCGTGGGCAAGCCGAACGTGGGGAAGTCGTCCCTGGTCAACGCCATCGTGGGCCGGGACACCGTGATCGTATCCGACGTCCCCGGTACGACGCGGGACTCGGTGGACACGCGGATCACCCGGCAGGGCGTGAAGTACAACCTGATCGATACCGCCGGCCTCAGGCGCCGGTCCCGGATTAAGAGCGACATAGAGTTCTACAGTTTCACGCGCACGATGCGGAGCATAGCGCGCTGCGACGTGGCGGTACTGCTGGTGGACGCCGTCGACGGCCTGGCCACGCAGGAGCAGCGGATCGTCTCGCAGGTGGACGAGGCGGGGAAGGGGCTGGTCATCGCCTTCAACAAGTGGGACCTGGTGGACTGGACCGAGCATCCGACGGAGGCCTACGCCCAGACGGCCAGGGAGTATCTCCGGTTCGCCGACTACGCGCCGATCCTGTTCGTTTCGGCCGAGACCCGCCGCGGGGTGACCCAGATCATGCAGAAGACGCGCCACGTCCACGAAATGCGTTCGCTCCGGGTGTCCACCGGCGAGCTGAACCGCGTCGTGGAAAGCATCACGGCCTATTATCCGCCCCCGGCCGCGCCGGACGGAGGGGCGACCCGGATCCTTTACTGCACGCAGGTACAGATCGCTCCGCCCACCTTCGTGTTTTTCGTGAACCATCCGGACGCGGTACCGGATTCGTACAGGCGGTACCTGTCGAACCGGCTCCGGGAGGCCTTCGTATTCGAGGGTTCGCCCATACGGGTGCTGATCCGCGGACGGGAAGGGAAACGATGA
- a CDS encoding M1 family aminopeptidase has translation MIDGGAIERALGELYELLNDRDIGDNPLEEIREENAPSLAERFDDARIRLRKRHAVDSLLVHPEVRLSVFIEEEDRLSAELWKVHFAPDGNGWKTGRYESLLTARLGFRFSLREDEVYAFDRLTIEGPACVFDIEDGLLMPGFSGDRIGRVVLMGAGRFTFTPPDRVERQQMNKYARTTDAVYTTRFERIVLILSPEGYEKLVEGVVLSRVKGGRAFDRAEALMKRVDRDYLMDMKPARKRFSLAHSHPAFLQAEIDLAESDRWLVYTYSPYESEAVSLVQKSGFPRNPHISPPVVWCRFGVDRTDATGKDEKVRGPLLSVDHYGISGTLEKNGKRMRLKTILDITARADTLTAATFTLNPAFDVFRVDYADGRGALFTRQGTYRTIPFLQPVPRDSTTTLTLWYEGDVFRDGGGDFFGLLNNQQWLPVHSNEDLYTFDLELRYPEKLAVATTGAAVDGYVEGDTRVSRWQRRHPVSSLGVTFSENRTRSVSVGEVELSFSVDKDRRKSDSSTERIIRHIGPALDFFGGIFGPYPYGKLDIIQMPDDYEFGRALPSMLMLWGLYFQDAFSLDANLHAHMYTEVQHIFRGFLAHELAHQWWGGAVIPKTYRDAWLSEAMATYAADLFIEREIGGDGFREMLERHTDQALFADRHGAVDLGRRLRENYQAIVYEKGAMVLHMLRRTIGDEHFMAALSRFYRDNVGKVVTTEDFEAAVEAVAGREMDWFFDQWIRRTGYPVYRVYHTTSKRDGGEGAGKVFTVRGQLLQEQEREVFQAIVPLVFELENGDRITREIWNTQKRQTFEYAVPDGVKRILIAPDYSVYFKTAR, from the coding sequence GTGATCGACGGCGGCGCCATCGAACGCGCCCTGGGGGAACTTTACGAGCTGCTGAACGACCGGGACATCGGCGACAATCCCCTCGAGGAGATCCGCGAAGAAAACGCTCCTTCCCTGGCTGAACGATTCGACGATGCCCGGATCAGACTGAGGAAGCGACACGCGGTCGACAGTCTCCTCGTGCACCCCGAAGTCCGGCTCAGCGTTTTCATCGAAGAGGAAGACCGGCTTTCGGCCGAACTGTGGAAAGTCCATTTCGCTCCGGACGGGAATGGCTGGAAGACCGGCCGGTACGAGTCGCTGCTGACCGCCCGTCTCGGCTTCCGGTTCTCGCTCCGCGAGGACGAGGTCTACGCCTTCGACCGCCTGACGATCGAGGGACCTGCCTGTGTATTCGACATCGAAGACGGCCTGCTGATGCCCGGGTTTTCCGGAGACCGCATAGGGCGCGTGGTTCTCATGGGCGCGGGCCGTTTCACCTTCACGCCGCCGGACCGGGTCGAGCGCCAGCAGATGAACAAGTACGCCCGCACCACCGACGCGGTGTACACGACCCGGTTCGAACGGATCGTGCTGATCCTTTCTCCTGAGGGCTACGAGAAACTGGTGGAAGGCGTCGTGCTGTCCCGCGTCAAGGGCGGCCGGGCCTTCGACCGGGCGGAAGCCCTGATGAAACGCGTCGACAGAGACTACCTGATGGACATGAAGCCCGCCCGGAAACGCTTCTCGCTGGCCCACTCGCATCCGGCGTTTCTCCAGGCGGAAATCGACCTCGCGGAATCGGACCGGTGGCTGGTCTACACGTACAGCCCCTATGAATCGGAAGCGGTCAGCCTGGTGCAGAAGAGCGGTTTTCCCAGGAATCCGCATATCAGTCCCCCCGTGGTGTGGTGCCGTTTCGGGGTGGACCGGACGGACGCCACCGGAAAGGACGAGAAGGTCCGCGGTCCGCTGCTGTCCGTGGATCACTACGGGATCTCCGGGACGCTGGAGAAAAACGGGAAGCGCATGCGGCTGAAGACGATTCTGGACATCACGGCCAGGGCGGACACGCTCACCGCGGCGACTTTCACGCTGAATCCGGCCTTCGACGTCTTTCGCGTGGATTACGCCGACGGCCGGGGCGCCCTGTTCACGAGACAGGGGACCTATCGCACCATTCCGTTTCTCCAGCCTGTCCCGAGGGACAGCACCACCACGCTGACCCTGTGGTACGAAGGGGACGTCTTCCGGGACGGCGGCGGAGACTTCTTCGGCCTGTTGAACAACCAGCAGTGGCTGCCCGTGCATTCCAACGAGGACCTGTACACTTTCGACCTGGAACTGCGCTACCCGGAAAAGCTGGCCGTGGCGACGACGGGCGCCGCGGTGGACGGGTACGTGGAGGGCGACACGCGGGTATCCCGGTGGCAGCGCCGGCATCCGGTGTCATCGCTGGGCGTCACCTTCTCCGAGAACCGTACCCGGTCGGTTTCCGTGGGTGAAGTCGAGTTGTCCTTCAGCGTGGATAAAGACCGGCGCAAGAGTGATTCGAGTACGGAGCGGATCATCCGACATATCGGTCCCGCGCTCGATTTCTTCGGCGGCATCTTCGGTCCCTATCCCTACGGGAAGCTCGACATCATCCAGATGCCCGACGACTACGAATTCGGCCGGGCGCTGCCGTCGATGCTGATGCTGTGGGGCCTGTATTTCCAGGATGCCTTCAGCCTGGACGCGAATCTGCACGCCCACATGTACACGGAAGTGCAGCATATCTTCCGCGGCTTCCTGGCCCATGAGCTCGCCCACCAGTGGTGGGGCGGCGCCGTGATCCCGAAGACGTATCGCGACGCCTGGCTTTCGGAGGCCATGGCGACGTATGCGGCAGACCTGTTCATCGAACGCGAGATCGGCGGCGACGGATTCCGGGAGATGCTGGAGCGGCACACGGACCAGGCGCTCTTCGCCGACCGGCACGGCGCCGTCGACCTGGGTCGCCGGCTCAGGGAAAACTACCAGGCCATCGTCTACGAGAAGGGCGCCATGGTGCTGCACATGCTGCGGCGCACCATAGGCGACGAACACTTTATGGCCGCGCTCTCCCGTTTCTACCGGGACAATGTGGGCAAGGTGGTGACCACGGAGGACTTCGAGGCGGCGGTGGAAGCGGTCGCCGGCCGGGAGATGGACTGGTTCTTCGACCAGTGGATCCGGCGCACGGGCTATCCGGTCTACCGGGTGTATCACACCACCAGTAAGAGAGACGGCGGTGAGGGGGCCGGGAAGGTGTTTACGGTGCGGGGACAGTTACTGCAGGAACAGGAAAGGGAAGTCTTCCAGGCGATCGTGCCCCTGGTCTTCGAACTGGAAAACGGGGACCGGATTACCCGGGAAATCTGGAATACCCAGAAGCGGCAGACCTTCGAGTACGCGGTGCCGGACGGAGTAAAGCGCATCCTCATCGCACCGGACTATTCCGTGTATTTCAAGACGGCCAGGTAG
- a CDS encoding DUF512 domain-containing protein: MRIEQVRPDSIAEHVGLVPGDRLIRINQARVRDSLDYRFWSSEDVLELDVLQVNGSRVLIDVEKDPDEDLGLSLHEPPYQSCANKCVFCFIHQNPKGMRKAVYFQDEDVRLTFLYGNYVTLAFASDAYLERIIVQRLSPIYVSVHATDPELRRMLLGAPKAKDVMPILRRLAEGGILIETQIVLCPGLNDGPALRKTVDDLAELYPAVESISIVPVGLTGHRQGLYRLEPVTVDYARRMIDTIGAWQDELRERLGHPLVYLSDEWYLMSSTPLPPPSFYEDCPVVENGVGMVTQFEADMAGQTRTLPERAAEPLRTTLVTAELAQDVVRKSLVEPLNRVERVDANLVVAQNTFFGPGITVSGLLTGQDILHALKDEEVGDRVYLPPNVLNDDGLLLDDMTLSGLSERVGAPVELFPELMGELPGLRSAAGPR; the protein is encoded by the coding sequence ATGCGTATCGAACAGGTGCGTCCGGACAGCATTGCGGAGCATGTCGGCCTGGTGCCAGGGGACCGGTTGATCCGGATCAATCAGGCCCGGGTCAGGGATTCCCTCGACTACCGGTTCTGGTCCAGCGAGGACGTGCTTGAGCTCGACGTGCTCCAGGTGAACGGAAGCCGGGTGCTGATCGACGTGGAAAAGGATCCGGACGAGGACCTGGGGCTGTCTCTGCACGAACCGCCCTACCAGTCCTGTGCCAACAAGTGCGTGTTCTGCTTCATTCATCAGAACCCGAAGGGCATGCGCAAGGCCGTCTACTTCCAGGACGAGGACGTGCGCCTCACGTTCCTGTACGGTAATTATGTTACGCTGGCCTTCGCATCCGACGCCTACCTCGAACGCATCATCGTCCAGCGCCTGAGCCCGATCTACGTGTCGGTCCACGCCACGGACCCGGAGCTGCGCCGGATGCTGCTGGGCGCACCCAAGGCGAAGGACGTCATGCCCATCCTCAGGCGGCTGGCGGAGGGCGGCATCCTGATCGAGACGCAGATCGTCCTCTGTCCCGGACTCAACGACGGTCCCGCGCTCCGCAAGACCGTGGACGACCTGGCCGAACTGTATCCGGCGGTGGAGTCGATCTCCATTGTGCCCGTCGGTCTCACCGGACACCGCCAGGGACTGTACCGCCTCGAGCCGGTAACCGTGGATTACGCCCGGCGCATGATCGACACGATCGGCGCCTGGCAGGATGAGCTCCGCGAACGGCTGGGCCATCCGCTGGTCTACCTGTCCGACGAATGGTATCTGATGTCTTCCACACCCCTGCCGCCGCCGTCCTTCTACGAGGACTGCCCCGTCGTGGAGAACGGCGTCGGCATGGTCACGCAGTTCGAAGCCGATATGGCCGGGCAGACCCGGACGCTGCCCGAACGGGCGGCCGAACCGCTCCGGACGACACTCGTCACAGCCGAACTGGCACAGGACGTCGTGAGGAAGTCGCTGGTGGAGCCGCTGAACCGGGTGGAGCGCGTCGACGCGAATCTGGTCGTCGCGCAGAACACCTTTTTCGGACCGGGCATCACCGTGTCGGGACTGCTGACCGGCCAGGACATCCTTCACGCGCTGAAGGACGAGGAAGTGGGGGACCGCGTGTACCTTCCGCCCAACGTCCTGAACGACGACGGACTGCTGCTGGACGATATGACCCTGTCCGGGCTGAGCGAGCGGGTCGGCGCGCCGGTGGAGCTGTTCCCGGAATTAATGGGAGAGCTTCCCGGTCTTCGCTCCGCGGCCGGACCGCGCTGA
- a CDS encoding tetratricopeptide repeat protein, protein MSETKAGCHTPAVLSKFATLARLNLSRWAMCLCTFLVAAQDTAVAETSQQTPTISLGEAVAFYEAGRHDRARDAFLRILEDQPREPVALFHLGRLDPDREAAEQYYLQVLLHDPDHVLADDALLEVSRIQFDLERHDDAVNACNRLLKAYPDSELKDETRFLLGKALLAGRRPELSRMVFQQLLASQPDSTLVRSARLAIADSYRDQGDLIEAARQYLKFEVEFPGAEGLEKVLLQAGQCLRQAGRDVEAGYVYQRLITRYPDTPEANRARVERPVPE, encoded by the coding sequence ATGAGTGAAACGAAGGCGGGCTGTCACACCCCCGCCGTCCTGTCGAAATTTGCAACTCTTGCCCGTCTGAATCTGTCCAGGTGGGCGATGTGCCTCTGCACTTTCCTGGTCGCGGCGCAGGATACGGCCGTTGCCGAAACCTCGCAGCAGACCCCCACCATATCGCTTGGCGAAGCGGTAGCCTTCTACGAGGCAGGCCGGCACGACCGGGCCCGCGACGCCTTCCTGCGTATACTGGAAGACCAGCCCCGGGAACCGGTGGCGCTCTTCCACCTGGGACGCCTGGACCCGGATCGGGAGGCCGCGGAACAATACTACCTGCAGGTACTGCTCCACGACCCGGATCACGTTCTGGCGGACGACGCGCTGCTCGAAGTGTCCCGCATACAGTTCGACCTGGAACGACACGACGACGCGGTCAACGCCTGCAACCGGCTCCTGAAAGCCTATCCGGATTCGGAACTGAAGGATGAAACGCGTTTTCTCCTGGGCAAGGCGCTCCTGGCCGGACGGCGGCCGGAACTGTCTCGCATGGTATTCCAGCAACTCCTTGCCTCGCAACCCGATTCGACGCTCGTTCGTTCGGCGCGCCTGGCGATAGCGGACAGTTACCGCGACCAGGGCGACCTCATCGAAGCCGCCCGTCAGTACCTGAAATTCGAAGTGGAGTTCCCCGGAGCAGAAGGGCTGGAAAAGGTCCTCCTGCAGGCGGGACAGTGCCTGCGGCAGGCGGGACGCGACGTGGAGGCCGGCTACGTGTACCAGCGTCTGATCACGCGGTATCCCGACACGCCGGAAGCGAATCGTGCGAGGGTGGAGAGGCCGGTGCCCGAGTAA
- a CDS encoding phytanoyl-CoA dioxygenase family protein: MKDLNEKLDQLERDGFVLIKGALSPEETEQVRSRIFHAKDQGWEEGLNSVGNMWFDTLLDREPDIFSPLVGHPSVAPLLYAMMGKQCQLRSFRAHINPGPYVQEWHMDFYGYWNEKRETEKRRLAVQPSSVNTTFYFQDNVPGQGNLRFVKNGHLAEPPHLYPRIDHVAFEEWCYAQEHVVLRPMAGDAVVFLSHIPHQGAKEDDGMERCNVVCHYQTCPMYEGVWYVSSPRPFNGSFPFHKTAPAGMN; this comes from the coding sequence GTGAAGGATCTCAACGAAAAGCTGGATCAACTGGAGCGGGACGGTTTTGTGCTGATCAAGGGCGCCCTGTCCCCGGAGGAGACCGAGCAGGTGCGGTCACGCATATTCCACGCGAAGGATCAAGGTTGGGAGGAAGGACTGAACTCGGTCGGCAACATGTGGTTCGACACCCTGCTGGACCGGGAACCCGATATATTCAGTCCCCTCGTGGGCCATCCGAGCGTGGCGCCGCTGCTCTATGCCATGATGGGCAAGCAGTGCCAGCTCCGCAGCTTCAGGGCGCACATCAATCCGGGACCCTACGTCCAGGAATGGCACATGGACTTCTACGGGTACTGGAACGAGAAGCGGGAAACGGAGAAACGCCGCCTCGCGGTTCAGCCCAGCAGCGTGAACACGACCTTCTATTTCCAGGACAACGTCCCCGGACAGGGCAATTTGAGATTCGTCAAGAACGGCCATCTCGCCGAACCGCCCCACCTCTATCCACGGATAGACCATGTCGCCTTCGAGGAATGGTGTTACGCCCAGGAACACGTGGTACTGCGCCCCATGGCGGGCGACGCCGTGGTCTTCCTCAGCCACATCCCCCACCAGGGAGCCAAAGAGGACGATGGCATGGAGCGGTGCAACGTGGTCTGCCACTACCAGACCTGTCCCATGTACGAAGGCGTCTGGTACGTCTCCAGCCCCCGGCCCTTCAACGGTTCCTTCCCCTTCCACAAGACGGCGCCGGCCGGAATGAACTAG